One Passer domesticus isolate bPasDom1 unplaced genomic scaffold, bPasDom1.hap1 HAP1_SCAFFOLD_37, whole genome shotgun sequence genomic window carries:
- the LOC135292501 gene encoding zinc finger protein 239-like, translated as MIIGQFSLSLPEAILPLGRYHQQLHTREGPYKCLECGKSFRHTSNLFIHHCVHTGERPYKCLECGKSFRWSSSLIKHQRLHSGEQPCECGECGKSFSQSSLLVEHQRIHTVERTYDCPDCGKRFQSSTNLLIHQRTHTGERAFSCPDCGKGFNQRSFNLASHRMIHTGERPFRCPDCGKGFTHKSKLMRHWGIHTGERPYECEQCGKSFSQSSNLSRHQESHQ; from the exons ATgataattgggcagttttctttatctctgccAGAAGccatcctccctctgggcagataTCATCAACAGCTTCACACCAGGGAGGGGCCCTACAAGTGcctggagtgtgggaagagcttcaggcacaCTTCCAATCTCTTCATTCACCATTGTGTGCACACTGGagagaggccctacaagtgcctggagtgtgggaagagcttcaggtggagcTCCAGCCTCATCAAGCACCAGCGGCTGCACAGCGGGGAACAGCCCtgtgagtgtggggaatgtgggaagagcttcagccagagctcattACTAGTTGagcaccagaggatccacaccgtGGAGAGGACCTATGATTGCCCTgactgtgggaagaggtttcaaaGCAGCACCAATCTCCTCATACATCAGCGGACACACACAGGGGAGCGAGCCTTCAGCTGCCCTGACTGCGGCAAGGGCTTCAATCAAAGG AGCTTCAACTTGGCCTCCCACCGGATGATCCatactggggagaggcccttccgtTGCCCCGACTGTGGCAAGGGCTTCACCCACAAATCCAAGCTCATGAGGCACTGgggcatccacactggggagaggccctacgagtgtgagcAGTGTGGCAAGAGCTTCTCACAGAGCTCTAACTTGAGCAGACACCAAGAGAGCCACCAATAA